CCCGTCGTCGAGATCGCGCTCCAGAAGCTGTTCGGCGAACGGCTCCTTCCGACCGGTCCCCTTCTCTTCCGGGCGGGCGTGACCATCGCCGTCGGCGTCACGCTGCTGCCCATCATCCCCCTCACGATCGGATTCGTCCTGAACTTCCTCGGGCTGCTCGGACCAGCGGGATGAAGCCCGACGCCATGACGGATTCGACGTCCCCTGCCGGCGGAATCCCGCGGGGCAGCGTCCCCGGAGGCACCTTCCTCGCGGACTTCCTGTACCCGGCTCCGGCGGAGCGCCGGGTCGGGGCGATCATCGGCTGGTGGGAGAAGCGCCGGCTCCCCTACAACCTCATCGTCGTCGGAACCGGACTTGTGACGATGACCGTCGGCTCGCTGATCATGGCCTTGAACGGAGAATTCGAACCGCTCGTGTGGTTCCGGGTCGGTGTTTTCTGGCTGGTTGCGGCTAACGTGAGCTATACGCTGGGTGCCGCGATCGAGATCGCACTCGATAAGTTATTCGGCCGCGGAGTCCTTCCCGCCGGCCCTCTACTCTTCCGGGCCGGAGTGACCGCTTCCGTCGGCGCAACGCTGTTCCCCATCATCTTCATCGTGCTGGGGTACATTGCGATGAGTCTGGGCATCGGTTTCTGACCGCGGCACGTCCTTCGCGTTCCCGCGGGAACGTTCCGAAGCCGGTGACACTCGTCTTGCTCACGCCGCTCGAACGCAGCGAGGCTCTTGCCGAGCCGGCTAGATCGTTTCGAGGTCTCCGGCTCGTACCCAGCCCACCTTGCCGTCTTCCAGCACGATCTCGAGCCAGTCGCTCGATCTCCGGTCGATCCGGACGACGGCCCCCTCGTGGATCGTGAACAACTGCAGCGAAGGATCGTCGGAGGGCGCGCTCTGAACGGCGGCCTCCGTCTGCAGGATCACCCCGCGTTCCGCGCGCCCGATGCCGAAGTCGCGGATCAGGAGGTTCGTGCCGACAACGACGGTGAGCGCGGCGGCGGCGATGGCGGCGTGGCGGGTCCAGCGCGGCGGCCCGGTGGAGAGCAGCCGGTAGAGCAGGATGGACGCCAGCCCCAGGTAGCCCAGCGCCAGGATCGCGATGAGCCACCCGCGCGGCACGAGTTGCACCGCCCACGTGACGAGGCGGGGCACCCAGAATCCGGGAAGCGGCGTGATCTGGTCGGCGGTCATGGAGCGCGCGAGTTCCAGGTTCGTGCGCACGCTCTCATCCCGGGGCAGTGCGACGCTGGCGCGCTCGTAGAAGAGGATCGCCCGGCCCAGTTCGCCGAGCCTGAAGTAGGCGTTGCCGATGTTGTAGTGGAGTTCGCCGCTCTCGAACCCGTCCTCGTACAGCCCGAGCCAGGCCTCGATCGCTCCCTCATGGTCTCCGGCCTGGTAGAGGCTGTTCCCCGCCTGGAACCGGTCGGCGGGAGCCGAGGCGGGCACGGCATCCTGGGGGGCGGGGAACCCGGTCGCTGAAGCCGGAGCGGTGACCGAGGCGAAAGCGAGCACGGCGGTTGCCAGCCCGTACCGGCGCCCGAGGGCTCGAAGGGCCATCATCGGAGTTCTCCCGCGAGGGCGGACAGCACGGACTCGGCGCGGGCCAGAAAGGCCTTGCGTTCCTCGATCTCGGCGCCGACCGGGGCGAACCGCTGCCGGTCGCAGGCTTCGAGTACGGCGAAATACTCTTCGACGGCGGGCTCGCGGGCGCCGCGGCGGAGCAGAGCGGCGCGCAGGTCGTCGCGGATCATCCCGGCGGCGGAGGTGTCGAGCTTGTCGGCCACGAACCCCTCCAGCGCCTGGGCGGTCTCGGCGTAGAAGGCGCGCGCATCGTCGCCCCCCGCGAGCCCCGCCGCCCGGGCGAGGCGCTTCTTCGCCACGCGGGCGGCCCGGCGGTCGCGGGCGTAGGCCTGGTCGCCGGCGAGCCGGTCGCGGCGGCGGCGCAGCCCGGCCGCGCCCGCGACCATGCCGACGGGCGCAAGCGCGACGACCCAGAACCATGCCCGGTCGAACAGCGTCTCACCCCGGCGGCGGAAGCGCGGCGTGTCCATCCGGATGAAGCGGATGTCCGAGCGCAGCGCCTCGACGGAGCCGCGCGCGCGTGCTCCCGGCAGCGCGTCCTCGACGGCCCGGCCCGTGACCCGCAACTCGACCGGCGCCGCCGAAGCGATCTCGTACCGGTCCTCCGCTGCGTCGTAGTACCCCATGTCGACGCCCGGTATCGTCAGCACGCCGGGCGCCCGCGGGATGAGGACGTACTCCCAGGTCCGCGTCCCGGAGACGCCCGAGTCGGCGGTCCGCAGACGATCCGACACCTCGGGCGGAAAGGCCTCCACGGTCGGCGGGAAGGCGAGTTCCGGCGGCGCCAGCGCCTTCAGGTTGCCGGAGCCCGACACCTCCACCCGCAGCGTGGCCGCCTCGTTCGCGGCCAGGCTGTCCCGGTCGACGGAACTCGCGACCGCCAGATCCCCCACGAGACCCGTGAAGTCCGCGGGCCGGCCCTCGGCGGGGAGGGGGAGCACTTCGATCTCGACCGGACGGGAAGCGGCGCCCGCCGCCAAGACGTCTCCGAACAGGGAACTCCGGTTGAAGAACCCCCCGAACACATCGTCGAACGGATCGCGTGACCGCCGCTGCACGCGGACCTGCGCCTCGATCGCGAGCGGTTCGAGCGTCTTTGTGCCCGGCCCCGTCGGGTACAGGGCCACCTTCCGAATCACCGCGGTGGCGTACGCGACCTCGTCGCGCACGATCTGCTCGACCTCCGGCTGCTGCGGGAGTTCGAACTCCTCGACCCAGAAGCCCGCCGTGCCGGGGAGCCGCGTGACCCCGTAGGAACTCACGTTGACGCGCGTGAAGAGCCGGTATTCGACGATGACCGGCTCGTTCTCCCGCACGCGGCGCTTGTCCGGCTCGGCCACGATGAAGAGGTCGTCCGGGCCGATGGTTCCCGGATCGGAGGGCTGCCCCGCGGGCGCGCCCCCCGCGCCAGGTGTCGGCGGAGGAGCCGACGACACGCGCAGGCTCAATGGCTCCGTCGCAAGCGTCTCGCCCCCCGCCTCGACCGTCACCGGCCCGATCTCGAACGTCCCCTCCATCGTCGCCTGGAAACGGTACTGCACCGTGAGCGAGACGGTCGTCTGGCCGTTCACGATCCGGACCGAACTCTGGGTCCCGCTGCTGAGGAAGGCGGCGAAGCCGCCCATGTCCGGAAGGGCCGGGTCCTGGTCGAAGCGCTGGACGCCCTCCAGGACGACGTTGAGGGTGAAGGTCTGCCCCACCCCGACCTCCCCGCGGTCGAGGTGCGCGGAGGCCGTGACACCCTGCCCGGAGAGTGACCCCGGACCCAGAAGGCAGGCCATGAGCGAGCCGAGCGCGACGCCCGTGGCCGGACGCCCGTGGCGGGCCGGGAGTCCACCGCGTCGCATCACCAGTCCCTGCGCGGCCTCGTGCCGCGCGTCGGCGTGCGCGGCTGGCGGTTCACTTCATCCTGGTCCTCCTGGATCGCGCTCAGGAGCCGCTCGGCCTCCTCTCTTGTCATCTCGCCCGGAGGCGGCGTTCCCTCCTGCGGCTGCGGCTCCGATTCGTCCGGCTCCTGCCCGGGATTCGGCTGGTTCTGCGGATCCTGGTTCTGCTCCGGGTCCTGTTCGGGATCCGGGTTCTGCTCGCCGCCCTCCGGTGGCGGCTCGCCCTCGTCTTCGTTTTCTTCGTCGTCCCCCTCGTCGTTCTCTCCGTCGCCCTGCTGCTGCTCTTGCTGCTGCTGTTGCTCCTGCTCCTGCATCTGTTCGAGGACGCGCTCGAGGTTGTGCTTGGCGTCGGCGTCGGCCGGGTCGGCCCGCAGCGCCTGCTTGAAGGCCTCCAGGCTCTCGGGCAGCGCTCCCTGCCGGTAGAGCGTGTTCCCGAGGTTGTACCATGCGGCGGCCGCCAGCTCCGGGTCCCCGCTCTCCACCGCGGCGCGGAAGGACTCCAGCGCGGGCTCGTAGTTCTCGCCCTGGTAGAGCGCGTTCCCATCGTTGAAACGGATGACGGGGGAGTCGGGGGCCTCGAGGAGCGCCTCCAGGTACTTCTCGTGCGCCTCGGCGAAACGTCCCTCCTCGTAGAGGCGGTTCCCCTCGCGCGTCTCCGCGCGTCCCGCCTGCGCGCGGATGTCAGCCGGAGCCGCGGCCGCAGCCGCAAGCATCGCGGTGACCGCGGGCAGCCACAGCCGCCCCATGCCGCCGCACATCGTACTCACGAAAACCTCCCTCTCCAGACCCTCACCGTCTTCTTCCGATCCGTCCACAGGCCTTCCAGGAACAATAGGAGAATCGCAGCCCCGAGGAATATCTGGAACTGCTCCTCGTACTGGGTGACCTCGCGCGCGTCGATCTCCCGTCCGCCCAGCTCCGACACTTCTTCGATGAGTGCCGTCAACTCGCTCGCTTCGGGGGTGCTGCGGTAGAGCTGTCCCCCCGTTCGCGTCGCGATCTCCCGCAACGTCGTCTCGTCGAGCCGGGTCGTGACGACGGCCCCCGCCTCATCGCGCTTGAACCCGGCCGGCCGGCCCGCCGCGTCGTACTCGGGAATGGGGACGCCGTCCGTCGAACCCACGCCGACCGTGTGGATCGTCACCCCGGCCTCGAGCGCGCGATCCACGGCCGGCTCGATGCCCCCCTCGTGGTCTTCGCCATCGGTGACGACGATGATGATGCGTTCCTCCACCGGCGCGTCGGAGAAGGCGTCGAGCGCGAGTTCGAGCGCTACGCCGAGGTCCGTTCCCTGCACGGGCACGAGGTCCGTGTCCATGGCGTTGAGGAAGAGACGCGCGGCCCCGTAGTCCGAGGTCAGCGGGCTCTGGACAAAGGCCTGGCCGGCAAAGGCGATGAGGCCGATGCGGTCTCCGTCCAGCCGCTCGATGAGGCGCTGGATTTCGAGCTTCGAGCGCTGCAGGCGGTTGGGCGCGAGGTCCTCCGCCAGCATCGAGGTGGAGAGATCGAGGGCGACGACGATGTCCATCCCCTCGCGGCGGACGGTCTCCACGCGCGAGCCGAACTGCGGACGGGCCAGGGCTACGGCGGAAAGGCCGAGCACGGCGAGGAGTCCGACGGCCTTCCAGGCCCGGGCCCGCCGGTTCACGCTCCGGCTCAACTGGCGCACGAGCGCGAGATCGCCGAAGCGGGCCAGCGCCCGGCGCCGGTGCGCCGAGCCGCGCCACATCAGCCCGGCGGCCAGCGGGATGAGCGCGAGACCGAAGAGCGCCGTGATGAACCCGAAGCGGAACACGATCCCCCTCCCCGCCCTACGGCAGCCTTCTCAGGACCGTCTGCGCGAGGCCGATCTCGAGCAGCAGCAGTCCGAGTCCCGCCGCGAGCGGGAAGTGGAAGAGTTCGCCGTACCGCGTGAAGCTCTGCACGTCGATCTCGGTCGTCTCGAGGGCGTCGATTTCCTCGTAGATCCGTTCGAGACTCTCGCGGTCCGTGGCCCGGAAGTAGCGGCCTCCGGTGACTTCGGCGACCTCCGTGAGGGTCGGTTCGTCGACATCCACCGGAATCGAGACGAGGCGCCGCCCGAACACCGGATCGTCGACGGGAACCGGGGCCGTCCCCCGCGAACCGGCCCCGATCGTGTACACCCTGACCCCCAGCGCCCGCGCCATTTGAGCGGCGGTCGCCGGATCGATCTCGCCGCGGTTGTTCCGGCCGTCGGTGAGGAGCACGATGATCCGCGATTCGGCCTGGCTGGACTCCAGCCGCTTGAGCGCCGTCGCGAGCCCGAGACCGATCGCGGTCCCATCCTCGACCATCCCCACCTCCAGTTCGGCCATGACGGCGGAGACGGCCGGGTGATCGATCGTCAGCGGGGCCTGGGTGAATGCCTGGCCGGCGAACACGACGAGTCCGATGCGGTCGTTGCGGCGGCGCTCGACGAAGTCCGCCGCGACCTCCCTGGCCGCCTCCAGCCGGTTGGGCGCCAGGTCCTGCGCGAGCATGGAACTGGAGATGTCGAGGGCCATGACGATGTCGATGCCCTCGGTCGACACGTCCTCGCTCGTCGAGGCGGACTGAGGACGGGCGAAGGCGACGATGAGCGCGCTGAGCGCGAGAAGTCGCAGCGCCAGCGGCACATGGCGCAGGCGGCCGGTGCGGTCGGCCCCCGACCGGCGGAGGAGCGTGAGATCCGGATAGCGCAGGGCACCCGCCCGGCGCCCTCCCTTCGCCAGGTGCCGGTACGCGAGCGCCGGGACGAGGAGTGGCAGGAGCAGGAGAAACGCGGGATCCGCAAACCGGTGGATCATGGCACGGCCGCCTCGGACCGCTCGTCCGCCGCCGCTTCGGCTCCGGCAGCCATCGCTTCGGACTCCACGACGGCTGGCGGGGGCACGAACCTGGTCCGCTCCACCAGCGTGCGGGCGTCGGCGAGAATGCTCCGGCACGCCGCGTCATCCGGCCGCCATTTCGCGAACTTCACGAGGTCGCAGGCCTCCAGGAAGCGCTCGAAGGCTGTTCGAATCCCGGGGTCCACGCCGGCATGTCCCAGGCTCGAGATCACGTCCGGAGTGACCATCTCCAGCGCCCAGATCCGGTAGCGTCCCTCGAGGTACGCGCGGATGATCCGGGACACCTCGATGTGGTACGGCTTGATCTCGCCGCGCTCCAGCAGAGGGGACGCCTCGAGCCGGTCCAGTGCCTCGAGCGCGATCTCGTGCGCCGGCCGGGCCGGGACCGGCGGCCGTGAGTCGGTCCGGTCGGGGTGGCGCCGGCGGCGGCGTCCCCACCAGTACCCGAGGCCGGCGAGGGCCACGGCGAGCAGGAACCACGGCCACAGGAGCAGCCAGTCCCGCGCGATCGCGCGCGGGCCCTTCACGTCCCGGATGTCCCCGCCCTCGTCGAGCCCGACCGTGGTCACGCCGATGACCACCGGGTCCGTGGAGACGGTGACCATCCCCTCCCCTCCGTCCGAGAGTTCGAGGGTAAAGGACGGGATCTCCAGTTCCCCGAGTTCGAACGCGGTCACGTGAAGCACCGCCGCGGTCCGGGCGCCGGCCGCCGAGGCTTCGGACGGGCCCACCTCGAGCGCCAGCGCCTCGAAGGAGCCCAGCGAAAGGGAATCGGGCCAGCGCACCGCGAAGTCCGCCGGGTGCTCGACGGCGAGCCGCAGCGCGAGCGGATCGCCCACATGGATCTCCGTCGTGTCGGGTTCGATCGTGACGCGCGGCGTCTGTCCCCGGAGGTCTCCCCCCGCGCCGACAGCCCCGCCCGCCAGCAGGAGGCCCACGATCGCGGCCCGCCGGTTCCCCCGCGCCGACCCGCGACTCATACGCGCCGTCCCCGTTCCTCGAAGAAGCGCATCAGCGGCCGCAGGTACGGGCGCCCCGGACTGAGGTCCACGACATCGACCTTGCTGCGCCGGAAGGTCCGGTCCTGTCCCGCCCGCGCCTCCTCCCCGCGGTTCGCGAACGCCGCGCGGAAGGCCCGGTTCGAGGTGTCGACGACGAGCCGTTCTCCCGTCTCCGCGTCCTCGAGTTCGACGAGTCCGATCGGCGGCAGTTCCGATTCACGCCGGTCCCTCACGCGGAGGGCGACGACGTCGTGCCGCCGGCCCGCCACGCCGAGCGCCTTCTCGAAGGGTTTCGAGACGAAGTCCGAGACGACGAAGACCACGGCCCGCCGCCGGATGATGCGCGACAGGTATTCGAGCGCGGCGCCGAGATCGGTCGCGCGGCCCTGGGGCTCGTGATAGAGCATCTCGCGCAGCACGCGCAGGACGTGCCGCCGGCCCTTCCGGGGCGGGACGAACTTCTCGACGCGGTCGCTGAAGATGATGAGTCCGACCTTGTCGTTGTTCTTGATCGCGCTGAAGGCGAGGAGGGAGCACACTTCGACGGCGAGGTCTCCCTTCATGCGCTCGCGGGTACCGAAATCTCCGGACGCACTCACGTCAACGAGCAGCATCACCGTGAGTTCGCGCTCCTCCTCGAAGATCTTGACGTGGGGCGTCCCGGTGCGGGCGGTGACGTTCCAGTCGATCGTGCGGATGTCATCGCCGTAGTCGTACTCGCGGACCTCGGCGAAGTTGATGCCGCGTCCCTTGAACACGGAGTGGTACTCGCCCGAGAACACCTGGTCCACGAGCCCCCGCGTCGTGATCTCGATGCGGCGCACCTTCCGGAGGATCTCCCGCGGAATCATCCCTCGATCCCCTCCAATCCCCCCGCAGCCCTAGGGGACCTCGACGCTGTCGAGGATCCGGTTCACCACGTCTTCGCTCGTGACTTCCTCTGCCTCGGCCTCGTAGGTGACGAGCACGCGGTGCCGCAGGACGTCGAGGGCCACGGAACGCACATCCTCCGGCGTCACGTAGCCCCGGTGCCGCAGGAAGGCGTGCGCCCGCGCCGTGCGCGCCAGGCAGATGCTGGCCCTGGGCGACGCGCCGTAGGCGATGAGGTCGGCGAGGTCGTCGAGTCCGTGGTCGGCCGGCGCGCGCGAGGCGAAGACCAGTTCCACGATGTACCGTTCGACCTGCCGGTCCATGTAGATGAGGTCGACGGCGCCGCGGGCCCGAAGGATCTCGTCCGGCGTGACGACCGTCTGCGGCTCGGGTGCGGACCCGACGCCCATGCGCCGCATGATCTCCAGCTCTTCCTCCTTGTCGGGGTACCCGATGGAGAGCTTGAGCATGAAGCGGTCCACCTGCGCCTCGGGGAGCGGGTACGTCCCCTCCTGCTCGATCGGGTTCTGCGTCGCGAGGACGAGGAACGGGTCGTCGAGGGGGAAGGTCTCGTCTCCGATCGTGACCGTCCGTTCCTGCATCGCCTCCAGCAGCGCGGACTGGACCTTGGCGGGGGACCGGTTGATCTCGTCGGCGAGGATGATGTTGGAGAAGATCGGACCCTTCCGGGTCTGGAACTCGCTCCGCTTGGGGTCGAAGATCAGCGTTCCGATGAGGTCGGCGGGGAGGAGGTCCGGCGTGAACTGGATCCTCTGGAAGCCGGTGTCGATCGCCTGCGCGAGCGTCCGCACGGTGAGGGTCTTCGCCAGTCCCGGCACACCTTCCATGAGCACGTGACCGTCGGCGAGCAGGCCGATGAGGAGCCGCTCGACCATGGTTCGCTGCCCCACGATCACGCGTCCCACCTCGTCGACCAGCCGCTCCACGAAGGCGCTCTGCTCCCGGATCTTCTCCTGTATCGCTTCGATGTCGTGACTCACCGCGGTGCGTTCCTCTCCTCTCGAATCGTCTTTCGAATGATCTCGCGCGAAGGTCTCGAACGGCCCTGGACACCCAACGCCGATGGGGATCGGCGCTTGAAAGACATTTTATCGAATTTCGGCGTTGCCCGAAGGGTTTCCGGCGCCCCCGCGTTGACGGGGGCCGTGGCGGCGGGCACCGTGAACCGGACACCCTGTCGCGGAGTGCCAACCGGGAGGGCCGAATGTACGACACGCCGGAGCCGGGATCGGAATCGAAGGCCGTCCACCGTCGCGACCTCCTCCGCTGGCTTGCCGCCAGCCCTCTCCTTACCGCATTCGCCGGGTGTGACCTGGGCCTCGTCGGGCGCGCAATGGCGCAGGAGGCGCCCGCGCGGTCGCTCGACGACCTCGTCGGGTCGGCACAGGAGGCCCTCGATGTCTTCGACCTGGAGCAGGTGGCCGCGCAGACGGTCCCGACGGCGCACTGGGGGTACATCAAAACGGGCGTTGATGGAGAGGGGACGCAGGCGAACAACCGGGCCTCGCTCGAGCGGATCTACATCCGCGCGCGCCGACTGGTCGACGTCTCGAACCTCGACATGCGCGTCTCGATCTTCGGGCGGGAGTGGCCGACGCCGCTCATGATCGCGCCGGCGGGGAGCCAGGTCGGCTTCCACCGCGATGGCGAACTCGCTACCGCGCGGGCGGCCGCCGCCCGCAACCACCTGCAGACGCTCTCGTCGGTGAGTTCAACGGGGGTCGAAGCGGTGAACGAGGCGCGGGGCGAGCCGGTCTGGTACCAGCTCTACGCGCCCCGCCACTGGAACGCGACCGTCGCGCTCGTGAGCCGCGTTCGCGAGGCCGGTTGTCCCGTCATCGTGCTCACGGTCGATCTCCTTGGCGGGAGCAACCGCCTCACGCTGGAGCGCTACCGGCGGATCGACGACCGCAACTGCGAGAGCTGTCACCGCAGCGGCGGCCGCGCGGACCCCGTCAAGCCGATGTACGAGGGGCTGCCCCAGGGCCCGCCGGACAGCGGCGGCCCCACCATGACGTGGGACTACGTGCACCGCCTGCGCGACATCACGGATCAGCGGATCGTCGTGAAGGGGCTCGTGACCCG
Above is a window of Candidatus Palauibacter scopulicola DNA encoding:
- a CDS encoding BatD family protein, with protein sequence MRRGGLPARHGRPATGVALGSLMACLLGPGSLSGQGVTASAHLDRGEVGVGQTFTLNVVLEGVQRFDQDPALPDMGGFAAFLSSGTQSSVRIVNGQTTVSLTVQYRFQATMEGTFEIGPVTVEAGGETLATEPLSLRVSSAPPPTPGAGGAPAGQPSDPGTIGPDDLFIVAEPDKRRVRENEPVIVEYRLFTRVNVSSYGVTRLPGTAGFWVEEFELPQQPEVEQIVRDEVAYATAVIRKVALYPTGPGTKTLEPLAIEAQVRVQRRSRDPFDDVFGGFFNRSSLFGDVLAAGAASRPVEIEVLPLPAEGRPADFTGLVGDLAVASSVDRDSLAANEAATLRVEVSGSGNLKALAPPELAFPPTVEAFPPEVSDRLRTADSGVSGTRTWEYVLIPRAPGVLTIPGVDMGYYDAAEDRYEIASAAPVELRVTGRAVEDALPGARARGSVEALRSDIRFIRMDTPRFRRRGETLFDRAWFWVVALAPVGMVAGAAGLRRRRDRLAGDQAYARDRRAARVAKKRLARAAGLAGGDDARAFYAETAQALEGFVADKLDTSAAGMIRDDLRAALLRRGAREPAVEEYFAVLEACDRQRFAPVGAEIEERKAFLARAESVLSALAGELR
- a CDS encoding VWA domain-containing protein is translated as MIHRFADPAFLLLLPLLVPALAYRHLAKGGRRAGALRYPDLTLLRRSGADRTGRLRHVPLALRLLALSALIVAFARPQSASTSEDVSTEGIDIVMALDISSSMLAQDLAPNRLEAAREVAADFVERRRNDRIGLVVFAGQAFTQAPLTIDHPAVSAVMAELEVGMVEDGTAIGLGLATALKRLESSQAESRIIVLLTDGRNNRGEIDPATAAQMARALGVRVYTIGAGSRGTAPVPVDDPVFGRRLVSIPVDVDEPTLTEVAEVTGGRYFRATDRESLERIYEEIDALETTEIDVQSFTRYGELFHFPLAAGLGLLLLEIGLAQTVLRRLP
- a CDS encoding VWA domain-containing protein, with amino-acid sequence MFRFGFITALFGLALIPLAAGLMWRGSAHRRRALARFGDLALVRQLSRSVNRRARAWKAVGLLAVLGLSAVALARPQFGSRVETVRREGMDIVVALDLSTSMLAEDLAPNRLQRSKLEIQRLIERLDGDRIGLIAFAGQAFVQSPLTSDYGAARLFLNAMDTDLVPVQGTDLGVALELALDAFSDAPVEERIIIVVTDGEDHEGGIEPAVDRALEAGVTIHTVGVGSTDGVPIPEYDAAGRPAGFKRDEAGAVVTTRLDETTLREIATRTGGQLYRSTPEASELTALIEEVSELGGREIDAREVTQYEEQFQIFLGAAILLLFLEGLWTDRKKTVRVWRGRFS
- a CDS encoding alpha-hydroxy acid oxidase, with protein sequence MYDTPEPGSESKAVHRRDLLRWLAASPLLTAFAGCDLGLVGRAMAQEAPARSLDDLVGSAQEALDVFDLEQVAAQTVPTAHWGYIKTGVDGEGTQANNRASLERIYIRARRLVDVSNLDMRVSIFGREWPTPLMIAPAGSQVGFHRDGELATARAAAARNHLQTLSSVSSTGVEAVNEARGEPVWYQLYAPRHWNATVALVSRVREAGCPVIVLTVDLLGGSNRLTLERYRRIDDRNCESCHRSGGRADPVKPMYEGLPQGPPDSGGPTMTWDYVHRLRDITDQRIVVKGLVTREDAELALEHGVDGIWVSNHGGRAEGSGRATIDALPEVVEVAGGEVPIIVDGGFRRGTDIFKGIARGATAVAIGRPYLWGLGAFGQAGVERVLEILIEELRITMGAVGTPSLADIGPHSIGVD
- a CDS encoding tetratricopeptide repeat protein codes for the protein MCGGMGRLWLPAVTAMLAAAAAAPADIRAQAGRAETREGNRLYEEGRFAEAHEKYLEALLEAPDSPVIRFNDGNALYQGENYEPALESFRAAVESGDPELAAAAWYNLGNTLYRQGALPESLEAFKQALRADPADADAKHNLERVLEQMQEQEQQQQQEQQQGDGENDEGDDEENEDEGEPPPEGGEQNPDPEQDPEQNQDPQNQPNPGQEPDESEPQPQEGTPPPGEMTREEAERLLSAIQEDQDEVNRQPRTPTRGTRPRRDW
- a CDS encoding DUF58 domain-containing protein; this translates as MIPREILRKVRRIEITTRGLVDQVFSGEYHSVFKGRGINFAEVREYDYGDDIRTIDWNVTARTGTPHVKIFEEERELTVMLLVDVSASGDFGTRERMKGDLAVEVCSLLAFSAIKNNDKVGLIIFSDRVEKFVPPRKGRRHVLRVLREMLYHEPQGRATDLGAALEYLSRIIRRRAVVFVVSDFVSKPFEKALGVAGRRHDVVALRVRDRRESELPPIGLVELEDAETGERLVVDTSNRAFRAAFANRGEEARAGQDRTFRRSKVDVVDLSPGRPYLRPLMRFFEERGRRV
- a CDS encoding tetratricopeptide repeat protein, which produces MMALRALGRRYGLATAVLAFASVTAPASATGFPAPQDAVPASAPADRFQAGNSLYQAGDHEGAIEAWLGLYEDGFESGELHYNIGNAYFRLGELGRAILFYERASVALPRDESVRTNLELARSMTADQITPLPGFWVPRLVTWAVQLVPRGWLIAILALGYLGLASILLYRLLSTGPPRWTRHAAIAAAALTVVVGTNLLIRDFGIGRAERGVILQTEAAVQSAPSDDPSLQLFTIHEGAVVRIDRRSSDWLEIVLEDGKVGWVRAGDLETI
- a CDS encoding AAA family ATPase, whose product is MSHDIEAIQEKIREQSAFVERLVDEVGRVIVGQRTMVERLLIGLLADGHVLMEGVPGLAKTLTVRTLAQAIDTGFQRIQFTPDLLPADLIGTLIFDPKRSEFQTRKGPIFSNIILADEINRSPAKVQSALLEAMQERTVTIGDETFPLDDPFLVLATQNPIEQEGTYPLPEAQVDRFMLKLSIGYPDKEEELEIMRRMGVGSAPEPQTVVTPDEILRARGAVDLIYMDRQVERYIVELVFASRAPADHGLDDLADLIAYGASPRASICLARTARAHAFLRHRGYVTPEDVRSVALDVLRHRVLVTYEAEAEEVTSEDVVNRILDSVEVP